In the genome of Saprospira sp. CCB-QB6, one region contains:
- a CDS encoding cyclase family protein produces the protein MKKRKIIDLSKAIRENKRDPWFMRVKIKHKKHRQARWLIRLLGLPFRLFPKNFEGWADDYISMGVHSVTHIDAPWHYSPTCGGQRAKTIDEIDLGDCIGPGLVIDMSHKADFDPITEADIRAFLEREHLVLEEGMIVLIRTGADKYNGEPDFHQRGTGMSAEATHFLIDQGIKVMGIDAWGWDTPLPDQIRRAKKGRDRNIFWEAHLVGQEKEYWHMEQLVNLDALPYSGFELAVFPLKIEGASAAPARVVAFLEE, from the coding sequence TCCTTGGTTTATGCGGGTAAAAATCAAGCATAAAAAGCATCGTCAGGCGCGTTGGTTAATTCGTTTATTGGGTTTGCCTTTTCGATTATTTCCCAAGAATTTTGAGGGTTGGGCGGATGATTATATAAGTATGGGGGTGCATTCGGTAACGCATATAGATGCGCCTTGGCATTACTCGCCTACTTGTGGGGGGCAGCGGGCAAAAACCATAGATGAGATTGATTTGGGGGATTGTATAGGGCCTGGATTAGTGATAGATATGTCGCATAAGGCTGATTTTGATCCAATTACGGAAGCGGATATTCGTGCTTTTTTGGAGCGGGAGCATTTAGTTTTAGAAGAGGGGATGATTGTGTTGATTCGGACAGGGGCGGATAAGTATAATGGAGAGCCAGATTTTCATCAGCGGGGAACGGGAATGAGTGCAGAAGCCACTCATTTTTTAATTGATCAGGGGATAAAAGTGATGGGCATAGATGCTTGGGGCTGGGATACGCCTTTGCCTGATCAGATTCGGCGGGCGAAAAAGGGGCGAGATCGTAATATTTTTTGGGAGGCGCATTTGGTGGGGCAGGAGAAGGAGTATTGGCATATGGAGCAGTTGGTCAATTTGGATGCGCTGCCTTATTCGGGTTTTGAGCTGGCTGTATTTCCCTTGAAGATAGAGGGGGCATCGGCTGCACCTGCTCGGGTCGTGGCTTTTTTGGAAGAATAG